Proteins co-encoded in one Colletes latitarsis isolate SP2378_abdomen chromosome 13, iyColLati1, whole genome shotgun sequence genomic window:
- the LOC143349555 gene encoding uncharacterized protein LOC143349555 — protein MSLNKLCTAFRRITVGRQNNVVGRYISYYLSETQRNVLPLYSSKSAICITYPETNISFVPKTLNIDFANADGALNKNKIEIPFKNILSIEEPLTQYPIQRDLPLIDKSLELPPSNNVGKFAVNLIVIRRRKMKKHKRKKLRKRMQYVWAKVRQIRNLKKEKNFQAELIAKIKEAQAFDAKTYVSERLALLKKERIQKTYRGEILPPAMIKQFLEEKEARKEKKRNKFRLTLD, from the exons atgtcTCTAAATAAATTGTGCACAGCGTTTCGACGAATAACAGTAGGCAGACAAA aTAATGTTGTTGGAAGATATATTTCATATTATTTATCAGAGACACAACGTAATGTTTTGCCACTGTATTCTTCTAAAAGTGCAATATGTATAACATACCCGGAAACAAATATTTCATTCGTACCAAAAACACTTAATATAGATTTTGCTAATGCAGACGgtgctttaaataaaaataaaattgaaataccaTTTAAGAATATACTATCGATAGAAGAACCTTTAACACAATATCCTATTCAACGTGACTTGCCACTTATAGATAAATCTTTAGAGCTTCCTCCAAGCAATAATGTGGGAAAATTTGCAGTAAACCTAATAGTGATTAGAAGGCGTAAAATGAAGAAACATAAGAGGAAGAAGCTTCGCAAGAGAATGCAGTATGTCTGGGCAAAAGTAAGACAAATACGTaatttgaaaaaagaaaaaaattttcaagcaGAATTAATCGCAAAGATTAAAGAAGCCCAAGCATTTGATGCAAAAACATATGTTAGCGAAAGACTTGCTCTTTTGAAAAAAGAACGAATACAAAAAACATATAGAGGTGAAATATTGCCACCAGCTATGATTAAGCAATTTTTAGAAGAAAAGGAAGCTAGGAAGGAGAAGAAACGTAACAAATTTCGGTTAACACTTGATTAA